CCTGTTACTGGCTGAATACGCAAACGCCGGACTTCTCCCTACCTTTTGGCCCCCGTCCGCTGGTATTTGTTAGCCTGATGATTGCGATAGCTGTGCTTTGCTCATGGGTCGGCGCACTTTGCTGGAACGTCGCCAGCCAGCGATTACCGACGGTTATCCTCGGACCGTTGATTGTTTTCGAAACGCTGGCAGGTTTGCTGTACACCTTTTTACTCCGCCAGCAAATGCCGCCGCTAATGACGCTGAGCGGTATCGCGCTGTTAGTGATTGGCGTGGTCATTGCGGTCAGAGCCAAACCGGAAAAGCCTTTAACTGAATCTGTCTCAGAAAGTTGACACGCTGGCAGTGAGTTAAATAAGCCTCTGCTACGTAAGGGTTATAGCATTTGCCTTAAAGATGCATTTAAAATACATCTTATATTATTAAGAATGAGGTATCAGCTATGGCTTATCGCGACCAACCTTTAGGTGAACTGGCGCTCTCTATTCCTCGCGCTTCGGCTCTGTTTCGTAAATATGATATGGATTACTGCTGTGGCGGTAAGCAAACGCTGGCGCGCGCGGCGGCACGTAAAGAACTGGATGTTGAGGTCATTGAAGCCGAACTGGCAAAGCTTGCTGAACAACCGATTGAGAAAGACTGGCGTAGCGCCCCACTGGCAGAAATCATCGACCATATCATCGTGCGCTACCACGATCGTCACCGCGAGCAGTTGCCGGAGCTGATCCTGCAAGCGACCAAAGTCGAGCGCGTTCACGCCGACAAACCGAGCGTGCCAAAAGGGCTGACAAAATACCTGACTATGCTGCATGAAGAGCTTTCCAGCCACATGATGAAAGAAGAGCAGATCCTCTTCCCGATGATCAAACAAGGCATGGGCAGCCAGGCAATGGGGCCAATTAGCGTAATGGAAAGCGAGCACGATGAAGCGGGTGAACTGCTGGAAGTAATCAAACACACTACCAATAACGTCACACCGCCGCCGGAAGCCTGCACCACCTGGAAAGCGATGTATAACGGTATTAATGAACTGATTGATGACCTGATGGAGCACATCAGCCTGGAAAACAATGTACTGTTCCCACGCGCGCTGGCGGGTGAGTGATCTAAAAGCTGGATGGCATTGCGCCATCCAGCATGATAAAGCCGTTACTTCCGCAGTTCAGCAGTCCGCTTCTTACCAATAAACAACCAGCCCAACCCCAGCGCGATAAACCACAGCGGGGTAACCAGCAGCGCCTGGCGAGTGTCATCTTCCAGTGTCAGCAGCACGACCACGAACACAAAGAACGCCATACATACCCAGCACATCAGCTTGCCGAGCGGCATCTTGTAGATAGACTTCTCATGCAGGTGCGGACGCTGTTTGCGATACACCAGGTATGAGCAAAGGATAATCGTCCAGACGAACATAAACAGAATCGCGGAAACAGTCGTGATCATCGTGAACGCGCCAATTACACTTGGATTCACATACAACATCACCACGCCGCCGAGCAAACAGATACAAGAGAAGGTCAGCCCTTTCGCGGGCACGGCGCGCTTAGAAAGTTTAGCGAACGCTTTCGGCGCAACACCTTCCTGGGCCAGACCAAACAGCATACGGCTGGTAGAGAAGACGCCGCTGTTAGCGGAAGACGCCGCAGAGGTCAGCACCACAAAGTTGATTACGCTGGCAGCCGCAGGCAAACCCACCAACACAAACAATTCAACAAACGGGCTTTTCTCCGGGACTACTGAACTCCACGGCGTCACGGACATAATCACAATCAGCGCGAAGACGTAGAACATAATGATACGGATCGGAATGGAGTTAATCGCACGTGGCAGTGATTTCTCCGGATCTTTCGTTTCCGCAGCGGTTGTACCGACCAGCTCAATCCCCACGAAAGCGAAAACCGCTATCTGGAATCCGGCAAAGAAGCCACTTAAACCTTTCGGGAACCAGCCGCCGTCATTCCACAAATGCGCAAACGACGCTTCCACACCGGTCGGTGACTTGAAGTGCATCATGACCATGATCAGACCAACGACAATCAGCGACACGATGGCGACAATTTTGATCATCGCAAACCAGAACTCCATCTCACCGAACATTTTCACAGTAGCGAGGTTGAGCGTCAGCAGCAGCACTATCACCGCCAGCGAGGCAACCCAGTCGGAGAGATCGGGGAACCAGAACTGAGCATAGGCAGTGATGGCCACCACGTCCGCCATACCGGTAACCACCCAGCAGAACCAGTAGGTCCAGCCAGTGAAATATCCCGCCCATGGCCCCAGTAAATCGGAAGCGAAGTCACTAAAAGATTTGTATTCCAGATTCGAAAGCAGCAATTCCCCCATTGCCCGCATCACGAAAAAGAGCATAAAACCGATGATCATATAAACGAAGATGATCGACGGTCCGGCAAGGCTGATTGTTTTACCGGACCCCATAAACAACCCCGTACCAATGGCCCCACCAATGGCAATAAGCTGAATATGTCGGTTTGTGAGATTGCGCCGTAGCGACTGTTCAGCCGGAGCCTGATCATCGGCAACGACTTTTACCTGATCTACCATGTTTTTTTCTTCCTGTACCTGTCTGTGTTGTTCAGGCTCTGCGGCCTTTAGTCAGTCTATGATACGACGAATCTGTATCGGGACTCATCGATATTAGGTAACAATACGCGGGATGAATACTAAGATTTAGATCTAATGTTAATTTTATGTTTAAAGTGAGTGTCATATCACGGTGATAACGCGAAACAGCTCACAAAAATACACGCTTACGTGGTCTTTGCAACACAAAATAGCGCCATTTGGCAAACTGAAGGGTTTATTGCTGAATGCCTGCTCCCCTCTGGCTCGAGGGGAACAGAATGCGCTGCTTAGAGGATTTCCAGCAGTTCGACTTCAAACACCAGGGTGCTGAACGGAGGGATGGACGCGCCTGCGCCACGCTCGCCATATGCCAGTTCCTGCGGGATAGTCAGTTCCCATTTAGAACCTACCGGCATCAGAGTCAGTGCTTCAATCCAGCCAGGGATCACGCCGTTAACCGGGAATTCAGCTGGCTCGCCGCGAGCGACGGAGCTGTCAAACACGGTGCCGTCGATCAGTTTTCCGGTGTAATGAACACGAACGCGGTCGGTACGTGCCGGAATTGCGCCTTCCCCCTGATTGATCACGCGGAATTGCAGGCCAGATTCGGTGCTATTCACACCTTCTTTTTTGGCGTTTTCTTCCAGGTATTTCACACCTTCAGCAGCCATCGCCTGGAAACGCTGACGACGAACGGCATCGGCGCGTTCGTGGATTTCACGCAGCGCGCGGTGCACCACATCAACCGGAACAGCCGGATGTTTGCCTTCCAGCGCATCAGCAATACCAGCCACCAGCGCCTCCGGCAGCAGCCCTTGCAGGCCAGATTCACTCAGTTGTTGGCCTACCTGTAAACCAATGCCGTAACTTGCTTGCGCTTCGATGGTGTCAAAAGTTGGGGTGGTCATCGTATTTCCTTTCTTCGGGTATAAAGTAGCGGGCAGGATATCAGCCACGCTTCTTCCGGTAAAACTTTGTCGCGGGATGAGTGACAAATCCCAGGGAAACAGAAACAATAGGGATAATCCGCATGAATACAAAAACAGCGGTAATACCACGGACATCATAGCGTTAGCTTATTACTGCGCTATGATTGAGGAACACGACGCGGAGCAGGAGGAAAACCATGCCTGGGCGCTTTGAACTAAAACCAACTCTGGTGAAAATCTGGCACGCACCAGATAACTTTCGCCTCATGGACCCGTTGCCGCCGATGCATCGCCGCGGGATCATTATTGCGGCAATAGTGCTGGTTATCGGTATTCTTCTGCCTGGAGATGAAACACGCCAGATGCCTGTTGTCACCCGCGAAGCGCAGTTAGATATGCAATCCCCCCCAGGTGAAGCACAGCTACAGGCACATTTAGTGACACCACAAAACGATCCGGATCAGGTCGCCCCGGTCGCGCCGGAACCTATTCAGGAAGGTCAACCTGAAGAGCCACCTGTTGCAGAGACACAATCTTTCCAACCGGAAAGTGGTATCGATCAACAGTGGCGGACATATCGCGTAGAACCAGGCAAAACCCTTGCCCAGCTGTTCCGCGACCACAATTTGCCGCCTACAGACGTGTACGCTATGGCCCAGGTCGAGGGCGCGGATAAACCGCTCAGTAACCTGCAAAATGGTCAGATTGTTAAAATCCGTCAGAATGCGAATGGGGTGGTTACCGGCTTAACCATTGATACAGGAAATAATCAGCAAGTCCTGTTCACCCGCCAACCTGATGGTAATTTCATCCGCGCGCGCTGATTACCCACGGGCAGGATTCACCAAAAGCCAGCTCAGGATGGTCTCTTTGATCACCCTGCGTCTGGCTTCCAAAGCCTCAGGTGAAACCATGCTAATGTGATATACCATCCCCAGTGTGTACTGGTTTATTAAATAATATGCCCCCAGTGCGGCGATATTAATATTGATTTGTAAGGGATCAATATCTTTCTTAAAGGTTTTCTGCCGCTGCCCCTCTTCTAATAATGAAGCCATTGACTGCAAATGTGCATGGTTAATTTCAGCAAGGCGTTTTGATTTTTTATAATGCACGCCCTTACTTTGGTTTTCACTATGGACTATTTTTAAAAACCACGGGTTATTGATGTAATAATCCCAAGTAAAATCAATTATTTTCTCGATCGCAATAACCGGCGAAAGCCCTGAAATGTCAAGCTCTCTCTCTTTTTCGCGAATATCGTTCCAGGTATATTCCAGTACTTCAATAAACAAATTTTCTTTATTACCAAAGTGGTGATAAACCGTCTGTTTACTGCACCCTGCTGCCTTTACAATATTATCTACTCTGGCCCCTTCATAACCATATTCGGCAAATTCATTAACCGCGCATAGCAGCAATTTTTCCTTCAGGTTTTGTGCGTGACTGGTATCAAGATACATTCCACTTCCCCACTTCCTCTTCGTGATGGCTATCATAACCGGATTTGATCTCAGCGACAGCAAAAAGGATAAAAGTCGTAATTTCATTGAGTTATCAAATTACCTGTGATCACTCTCGCATATCAACCAACTAGATGGTTGATCTTTCTTGCCACACATTGCAAGCTAATCGTCACTTAAGGAAATAATATTCAAAAAGAGGGTTATCGTATGAAGTCAACACGTCCTGTTGCTGTCATCACTGGAGCCGCACGTGGTATTGGAAAGGGCTGTGCACTGGAACTTGCGCGTGGCGGATTTAATCTGCTGATTAATGATCGTCCGGATGCCGACAGCGTAGAAAAATTACATGCCACACAACAGGAATGTCTGGCAGAAGGCGTGGAAGTGATTTGCTTCCCTGCTGATGTTGGCGATCTCTCCCTTCATGAAGAGATGCTCGACGCGGCGCAAAACCAGTGGGGACGTCTGGACTGTCTACTCAACAACGCAGGCATTTCAGTGAAAAAACGCGGTGACCTCCTCGACCTCGAACCAGACAGCTTCGACCAAAACATTGCCATTAACACCCGTGCGCCGTTCTTCCTTGCTCAGGCATTCAGTAAGCGATTACTGGCACAGCCGAAACCGGAAGCAGAACTGCCGCACCGCTCGATTATTTTTGTCAGTTCCATAAACGCCATCATGCTGGCGATGAATCGCGGCGAATATACCATTGCCAAAACTGCCGTCTCCGCCGCAGCTCGCCTGTTTGCCGCTCGCCTTTGCAATGAACAAATTGGCGTTTATGAAGTGCGCCCTGGCCTAATCAAAACCGATATGACCATTCCGGCAACGGCTTATTACGACGAACTGATTGCTAAGGGGTTAGTGCCGTGGGGACGTTGGGGTTATCCGGCTGATATTGCCTCAACGGTCCGCGCGATGGCGGAAGGCAAACTGATTTACACCTGTGGTCAGGCGGTCGCCATCGACGGCGGCTTAAGTATGCCGCGCTTCTGAGGCTGAATCATGAGAGATCTGTTACAACGCCCGGATTTATTCAGTATCAATACTGCGACACTGGGCTATAAAACGCCGCTACCTGCCATTATTGATGCCTGCGCCGCACGCGGTATTGGCGCGATTGCCCCCTGGCGCAGGGAGTTACAGGGTGAAGATCTCCAGCAAATCGCCCGCCAGCTTGCTGCCAGTAACATGAGCGTTTCCGGTTTGTGCCGTAGCACTTACTACACCGCGCCAACGCTGACGGAACGCAAACTGGCGATTGATGATAACCGCCGGGCGCTGGACGACGCCGCTGTACTGAACGCCGCCTGTTATATGCAGGTGGTTGGCGGTCTGCCAATGGGAACAAAAGATCTGTACGAAGCGCGGGAACAGGTGAAACAAGGGATTTGCCAGTTGCTGCCACATTCGAAAGATGTCGGCGTACCAATTGCGCTGGAGCCGCTGCACCCGATGACCGCCGCCGATCGCTCTTGCCTGTGCACGTTACGTCAGGCGCTGGACTGGTGTGATGAACTCGATCCGGATGGGGAGTTTGGCCTCGGCGTGGCGGTAGATGTCTACCACGTTTGGTGGGATCCGGATCTCGCCAGTCAGATCCGGCGTGCCGGAAAACGGATACTCGCGTTTCATGTTTCCGACTGGCTGGTACCGACTACCGATCTGGTCAATGATCGGGGAATGCCGGGAGATGGCGTCATTAATATTCCCTCTATTCGGCGGCTGGTTGAAAACGCCGGATTTAATGGCGCTATTGAACTGGAAATATTCTCACCGTACTGGTGGCAAAAAGATATTAACAGCACACTGGATATTAGCGTCGATCGCATCGCGCATTATTGCTAAGGAATAATCATGAATGACCAACCCGTTCTGTTCAGCAGAGCGGCGGCTTCTTGCCGCCTGACATTGAACCGTGAAGATAAATGTCATGCTATTAATGAAGAAATGATCGAATCTCTCGACCATTATTTAAATGAAATTGAAAACGACACCACATTACGATTAGTCGAATTAACGGCAACCGGCGATAAATTCTTTTGTGCGGGCGGCGATATTAAATCGTGGTCAGCCTATTCGCCATTAGATATGGGCAGAAAATGGATTAAACGCGGCAATGACGTTTTTAATCGCCTGCGCAATTTACCTCAATTAACGGTTGCGAATCTCAACGGTCATACCATCGGCGGTGGTATTGAACTTGCCTTGTGCTGCGATATTCGTATTGCCCGCCCCAGTGCGAAATTCTCTAATCCGGAAGTAATGCTCGGCATGGTGCCTGGCTGGATGGGCATTGAACGCGTGCTTAATCAGGTCGGTCCGGTGGTCGGTCGCCAGATGCTGATGCTGGGTAAACGCCTGACGGCGCAGGAAGCTCAGGCGGCGAATTTAATTGATGAAGTGGTAGAAAAAGAACAGGTGGAAAGCTGGATGGCGAATCAGTTAGCGCAGCTGGAAAAATGCGGTCCGGTGGCGCTCGCACATATTAAGCAACTGATTCTGGCGCTGGAAAATAAACACGCCGATTACCCGCACCAGTTACTGGCTGGATTAATGTCCGCCACTCAGGATTGCCAGCAGGCGACGCGCGCATTTGCCGAAAAAAGTAGCGTGAGCTTCCAAAATCAATAAGGAAATTGTATGCGTAAGATAACAACCGCCGAGACACTGGCGGCGCAAATTCAGGACGGCGCAACCATTGCCATTAGCGGTAATGGCGGCGGCATGGTGGAAGCGGACCATATTCTGGCTGCTATTGAAGCGCGTTTCCTGCAAACCGGACACCCGCGCGATCTGACATTAATCCACTCACTGGGCATTGGCGATCGCGACTGCAAAGGCACTAACCGCTTCGCTCATGCAGATATGCTCAAACGCATCATTGCCGGACATTTTACCTGGTCGCCCAAGATGCAGGATCTGGTGAAAAACAATGCTATTGAAGCCTACTGCTTCCCTGGTGGCGTAATTCAGGCACTGCTGCGGGAGATCGGTGCCGGACGTCCAGGGCTTTTTACCCACGTTGGGCTGGGATCGTTTGTTGATCCGCGCAACGGCGGCGGTAAGTCGAACGCCAGCAGCACTGAGGATCTGGTAGAACTGATTGAAATCGACGGTGAAACCAAACTTCGTTATCGCCCCTTCAAAGTGGACTACGCGATTTTGCGTGGCACTTATGCCGATCCGCGTGGCAACGTCAGCCTCGAAGAAGAGGCGATTGATATGGATAGCTATTCCATGGCGCTGGCAGCACACAACAGCGGCGGTAAAGTGTTCGTACAGGTGCGCGATGTGCTGGAAGCTGGTGCCATTGAACCACGCCGGGTCAAATTACCGGGCATTCTGGTTGATGGCATCGTTGAACACCGCGAACAACCGCAAACCTATCTTGGCGGTTACGACCTGACCATCAGCGGTCAGCATCGCCGTTTGAGTTCTAACGACGCTATTGAACTGGTTAGTCATCCGGTGCGCCGCCTGATTGCCCGTCGGGCAGCACGCGAACTGGTGGCTGGCGCTTCAACCAACTTTGGCTTTGGCATTCCCGGCGGCATTCCTGGGGTTGCACTGCGCGAAGGCGTGCCTTATCAAAGTTTATGGCTGAGCGTCGAGCAAGGCGTGCATAACGGTATGATGCTGGATGATGCTCTGTTCGGCTGCGCCCGTAACGCCGATGCCATTATTCCATCACTCGATCAATTCGAATTCTACAGTGGCGGAGGGATCGATATCACCTTCCTCGGCATGGGAGAGATGGATCAGTACGGTAACGTCAACGTCTCCCATCTCAATGGCAATCTCATTGGCCCCGGCGGATTTCTCGAAATTGCGCAAAACGCCCGTAAAGTGGTGTTCTGCGGCACGTTCGACGCCAAAGGTAGCAAGATTGATGTAACACCAGATGGCTTGCATATTGCCCAGTCAGGTCAAATCCCTAAACTGGTTACCCAGGTGGAAAAAATCACTTTTAGCGCCGCCTACGCACAGCAAAGCGGTCAGGAAGTGTTGTATATCACTGAACGTGCAGTATTCCAGTTAACGGCAGAAGGCGTTGAATTAATTGAAATCGCACCAGGTGTGGAGATTGAGCGCGACATTCTGCCATATATGGCCTTCCGTCCAATTATCAATCAGCCACGCCTGATGGAAAGTAGCCTGTTTACGCCGATGGAGGATGCATGAGCCAGCTTGATGACACCCTCCTTGATGCGCTGACGCACGTCACTTTCCCGAAAGGTTTTGTGTCAGCAGAGCCAGCGTCAATTGTCACGGTTGAAGATGTCGATTACCCGATCTGGCAAGTTGATGCGCTAGTCGTTGGTAGCGGCGCGGCAGGGCTGCGCGCAGCGGTTGAACTTAAGCGCCGCCAGCAAAATGTGTTGATCGCCACTGCCGGGTTATATATGGGGACGTCGGCATGTTCTGGTTCCGATAAACAGACACTGTTTACCGCCGCTACCGCGGGCAATGGCGACAACTTCACCAAACTGGCAGAGGCACTGGCGAGCGGTGGGGCGATGGATCACGACACCGCTTATGTCGAAGCGGTAGGTTCTCTGCACACTCTTGGCGGGTTGCAATATCTTGGTCTGGAATTACCGGAAGATCGCTATGGCGCGATTCTTCGTTATCAAACCGACCATGACGAAGCCGGGCGTGCAACCTCGTGTGGGCCGCGTACCTCAAGGTTAATGGTGAAAGTGCTGCTGGAAGAAGTACAGCGCCTCGCCATTCCAGTGTTGACCAGTGCAACAGTGATTAAACTACTGCATCAGCGTGACGAAAACGGCGAAGACCGCGTGGCGGGAGCAATCCTCGCGACCGGTCATCGCGCCCATAACCCTTGGGGGCTGGCAATTGTGACGGCGCCCAATGTGGTACTGGCAACGGGCGGACCGGGCGAGCTTTATCGCGACAGTGTTTATCCACATAAATGCTTCGGCTCGCTGGGACTGGCACTGGAAGAAGGTTTGACGCTAACCAATCTGACAGAAAGCCAGTTTGGTATTGGCACGCCACGCAACACCTTTCCGTGGAATTTGTCCGGCACCTATGTACAGGTGATCCCATATATCTATTCCGTAGATGCTGAGGGCAACGAGTATAACTTCCTCACGGATTACTATCGAACTACCCAGGAACTGGCTTCAAACATCTTCCGTAAAGGCTATCAGTGGCCGTTTCACGCCACACGAGTGATGGATTTTGGCTCCAGCTTGTTAGATATGGCAGTAGCGCAAGAGCAGCAATCAGGGCGTCAGGTATTTATGGATTTCAATCGCAATCCTGAACCTGTGCCGGGTGACATGCCGTTCTCATTAGATCGACTGGACGACGACGTTCGCGCGTATCTGGAAAATAACGACGCTCTGGCACCATCGCCCATCGAACGACTGCAACGAATGAATCCGCTGTCTATCTCGCTGTATAAGATGCACGGTTACGATCTCACCACGCAGCCATTGCAGTTTGCCATGAATAATCAACATATGAATGGCGGCATTGAAGTGGATATCTGGGGGCAAACCTCCCTGCCCGGCTGTTTCGCCGTGGGGGAAGTTGCTGGCACACACGGCGTCACTCGCCCTGGTGGTGCGGCATTGAATGCCGGGCAGGTTTTTGCTGTTCGTCTGGCACGTTTTATTGGTTGCACGCAAAAACGTAATATTGATGGAGATATAGCACAGCTGGTAGCTCCGGCACTGGCTTCTATAAGAGAGATCATTACTCAGGCGCACGATAACGGGACCGGGATGCCGTTGTCGATTGTGAGAGAAAAAATTCAGGCACGAATGTCTGAGTATGCGGGATTTATTTGCCATGCCGATAAAGTTCGACGTGCCACTCGTGATGCCCTGCTATTGAGTGAATTTGTCCAACAGCATGGATTGGCAATCAAACATGTGGGCGAAGTTGCCGAGCTGTTTATGTGGCGGCATATGGCACTGACGTCTTCCGCCGTATTAACGCAATTGACGCATTATATTGACGCAGGTGGTGGTAGCCGGGGAGCACGTATTATTCTCGACAGTGATGGAAATTCTATTCCGCAAACACGAAATGGTTTTTGTGATGCCTGGCGCTTTCGTTCAGAGCGTACTGAGGATAAAAAAGATAAACTACTTATTCATTATTGCAATGGTATCTTTCACGTCAGAAAAGCACCTGTTCGTGAGTTTCCCATTATCCGCGGCATTTGGTTTGAAAAAAACTGGCCTGGTTTTCTTAATGGGACAATTTACCAGCCACAGGATGAATGATATTGCAAAGGTTAATCACTATGCGAAATATAATTAGATCTATTAATGCTCTACTTGCAACATTAAATATTACCATTTTGGCGATCATTGTGGCATGTGTGACATGGCAGGTGGTAGCACGATTTATATTTAAAAGCCCCAGTATATTTACTGATGAACTCAGTCGTTTGCTTTTTATTTGCCTTGGCCTTTTTGGTGGTGCCTATACCGCGGGGCAGAACCGGCATCTGGCGATTGATCTGCTTCCTATGATGCTGAAAGGAAAAGCCCGGCGTCATTTATTTTTGTGTATTCAGATTATCGTTATTATCTTCGCTACCATCATTATGGTATATGGTGGTGGGCTATTAACAATGGACACTTTCGATTCAGGTCAAACCTCGCCCGCTTTAGGCTGGCAGATGGGATATATCTATATGAGCATCCCGATTAGTGGTTTACTTATTATTATATACACCATAGATATGGTTTTAACCGAACTTAAACAACCACTCTAAAGATAACAAACAACAACCAACCATAGTAGGAATGGAGAAATTATGGATTACTGGTTACCGATTATTGTGTTATTTGGTGCCTTCTTTTTTATGTTGGCATTAGGTGTACCTATTGTTTATGCCATTGGTTTATCAACACTGGCATCAATTTCCACACAACTCGATTTCAACTCAGCATTGAGTGTGGTTTCCCAAAAGTTAGCCTCCGGGTTAGATAGTTTTACGTTGTTGGCAATCCCATTTTTTATCTTGTCTGGCAACATTATGAATCATGGAGGAATAGCGCGACGATTAATCAACTTTGCCCGTATTCTCGGCGGTCGTCTGCCAGGCTCACTTGCTCACTGTAATATTCTTGCCAATATGCTGTTCGGGGCAATTTCTGGTTCAGCTGTTGCTTCGGCGGCTGCGATGGGCGGCGTCATGCATCCACAGCAGGTTAAAGAGGGTTACGACCCGGCATTCAGTACCGCTGTTAACGTTGCCTCTGCACCGACAGGTTTACTTATTCCACCCAGTAATACGTTAATTGTCTTTTCACTGGTCAGTGGTGGTACTTCTATTGCCGCACTGTTCCTGGCAGGATATGTCCCGGGAATTTTATTGGGCCTGGCGCTGATGACTGTGGCTGGTATTATCGCGGTACGCCGGGGTTATCCAAAACCAGAACGTCCGACTTTGCGCCAGGCTGGAGTGGCAATATGGATGGCGATCCCCAGTATTTTCCTGATTGTATTAATTATGGGTGGTGTACTAAGCGGTATTTTTACCCCGACAGAAGCATCTGCAATTGCGGTAATTTATACCCTTTTCCTTGCACTGGTTCTTTATCGTGAAATCTCAGTTAAAGATTTGCCTAAGATATTTCTGGAATCCGTCATTACCACAGCAATTGTTTTGTTGTTAATTGGTTCTTCAATGGGAATGTCATGGGCAATGTCAAACGCTGACGTTCCCTTCCTGATTCTCGATTTGCTTAACACTATTTCTGACAATCCAATAATCATCCTGCTTATTATCAATATTATTCTGTTGATTATCGGCACATTTATGGATATGACACCGGCGGTACTGATTTTTACGCCGATATTTTTACCGGTTGTCACCGAACTGGGCATGGA
The nucleotide sequence above comes from Escherichia coli. Encoded proteins:
- a CDS encoding TRAP transporter small permease, with the protein product MRNIIRSINALLATLNITILAIIVACVTWQVVARFIFKSPSIFTDELSRLLFICLGLFGGAYTAGQNRHLAIDLLPMMLKGKARRHLFLCIQIIVIIFATIIMVYGGGLLTMDTFDSGQTSPALGWQMGYIYMSIPISGLLIIIYTIDMVLTELKQPL
- a CDS encoding TRAP transporter large permease produces the protein MDYWLPIIVLFGAFFFMLALGVPIVYAIGLSTLASISTQLDFNSALSVVSQKLASGLDSFTLLAIPFFILSGNIMNHGGIARRLINFARILGGRLPGSLAHCNILANMLFGAISGSAVASAAAMGGVMHPQQVKEGYDPAFSTAVNVASAPTGLLIPPSNTLIVFSLVSGGTSIAALFLAGYVPGILLGLALMTVAGIIAVRRGYPKPERPTLRQAGVAIWMAIPSIFLIVLIMGGVLSGIFTPTEASAIAVIYTLFLALVLYREISVKDLPKIFLESVITTAIVLLLIGSSMGMSWAMSNADVPFLILDLLNTISDNPIIILLIINIILLIIGTFMDMTPAVLIFTPIFLPVVTELGMDPIHFGIVMVLNMCIGICTPPVGSVLFVGCSVSKLPINKIIKPMLPFYAVMVLVLAMVTYIPQISMALPRALGY
- a CDS encoding FAD-dependent oxidoreductase gives rise to the protein MSQLDDTLLDALTHVTFPKGFVSAEPASIVTVEDVDYPIWQVDALVVGSGAAGLRAAVELKRRQQNVLIATAGLYMGTSACSGSDKQTLFTAATAGNGDNFTKLAEALASGGAMDHDTAYVEAVGSLHTLGGLQYLGLELPEDRYGAILRYQTDHDEAGRATSCGPRTSRLMVKVLLEEVQRLAIPVLTSATVIKLLHQRDENGEDRVAGAILATGHRAHNPWGLAIVTAPNVVLATGGPGELYRDSVYPHKCFGSLGLALEEGLTLTNLTESQFGIGTPRNTFPWNLSGTYVQVIPYIYSVDAEGNEYNFLTDYYRTTQELASNIFRKGYQWPFHATRVMDFGSSLLDMAVAQEQQSGRQVFMDFNRNPEPVPGDMPFSLDRLDDDVRAYLENNDALAPSPIERLQRMNPLSISLYKMHGYDLTTQPLQFAMNNQHMNGGIEVDIWGQTSLPGCFAVGEVAGTHGVTRPGGAALNAGQVFAVRLARFIGCTQKRNIDGDIAQLVAPALASIREIITQAHDNGTGMPLSIVREKIQARMSEYAGFICHADKVRRATRDALLLSEFVQQHGLAIKHVGEVAELFMWRHMALTSSAVLTQLTHYIDAGGGSRGARIILDSDGNSIPQTRNGFCDAWRFRSERTEDKKDKLLIHYCNGIFHVRKAPVREFPIIRGIWFEKNWPGFLNGTIYQPQDE